Proteins co-encoded in one Ralstonia sp. RRA genomic window:
- a CDS encoding ABC transporter ATP-binding protein: MPSRLELRGVTRRFGGLTAVDGISLDVADGEVVSLIGPNGAGKTTLFNLITGVDTPDAGTVRVDGIDTTGRRAEQLAAAGLARTFQHGRVFGNLSVLDNVLIGAHAQLRAVRPAWPVIGPLAELALALWRPARVRDEEAALHAQALDILALFGERLLPRLHQPTYTLSYANRRRVEIARALAARPRLLLLDEPTAGMNESETAEMQQIIATLKARGQTILLIEHKLELVMQLSDRVIAMDDGRKIAEGPPDAVRNDPAVVEAYLGHRAVGEAPDALAA; encoded by the coding sequence ATGCCGTCCCGGCTTGAACTGCGTGGGGTCACGCGTCGCTTCGGCGGGCTGACGGCCGTTGACGGCATCAGCCTGGACGTGGCCGACGGCGAAGTCGTCAGCCTGATCGGCCCGAACGGTGCGGGCAAGACCACGCTGTTCAACCTCATCACCGGCGTCGACACACCGGATGCCGGCACGGTGCGCGTGGATGGCATCGACACGACCGGCAGGCGCGCCGAGCAGCTTGCTGCCGCCGGCTTGGCACGCACGTTCCAGCACGGCCGCGTGTTCGGCAACCTGAGCGTGCTCGACAATGTACTGATTGGCGCGCATGCCCAGCTGCGCGCGGTGCGGCCTGCGTGGCCCGTGATCGGCCCGCTTGCCGAACTGGCGCTCGCGCTGTGGCGCCCGGCGCGCGTACGCGACGAAGAAGCCGCGCTGCACGCGCAAGCGCTCGACATCCTCGCGCTCTTTGGCGAGCGCCTGCTGCCCCGCCTGCATCAGCCCACCTACACGCTGTCGTATGCAAACCGCCGCCGCGTGGAGATCGCCCGCGCGCTCGCCGCCCGCCCTCGCCTGCTGCTGCTTGATGAGCCCACCGCTGGCATGAACGAGAGCGAAACCGCCGAGATGCAGCAGATCATCGCCACGCTCAAGGCGCGCGGCCAGACCATTCTCCTGATCGAGCACAAGCTGGAACTGGTGATGCAGCTGTCTGACCGCGTGATCGCCATGGATGACGGCCGCAAGATCGCCGAGGGCCCGCCCGATGCGGTACGCAACGATCCCGCCGTCGTCGAAGCCTATCTTGGCCACCGCGCCGTGGGCGAAGCGCCCGACGCCCTGGCTGCCTGA